A part of Thiomicrorhabdus sediminis genomic DNA contains:
- the rimM gene encoding ribosome maturation factor RimM (Essential for efficient processing of 16S rRNA) encodes MSEQRLIVGHINGVFGVHGWLKIFSHTDPRENILSYSPWWINFKGEWREVKIVDSKVQQGGKTLVAKIENVDDRDVAREYMGCDIAIEDSQLQRGNGEFFWVDLIGCQVETQQGELLGEVKDLIETGAHDVLRVSGEHSVLIPFVMDEFIISVDTDNKKIVVDWQLDEES; translated from the coding sequence ATGTCTGAACAGCGTTTAATCGTCGGTCATATTAATGGTGTGTTTGGCGTTCACGGTTGGTTGAAGATTTTTTCCCATACCGACCCGCGCGAAAATATCCTAAGTTATTCGCCTTGGTGGATTAATTTCAAAGGCGAATGGCGCGAAGTCAAAATAGTTGACTCTAAGGTGCAGCAGGGTGGTAAGACCCTGGTGGCCAAAATTGAAAATGTCGATGATCGAGATGTCGCCCGTGAGTACATGGGGTGTGACATCGCTATTGAAGACTCTCAGTTGCAACGTGGTAACGGCGAGTTTTTCTGGGTCGATCTGATTGGCTGTCAAGTCGAGACGCAGCAAGGCGAGCTGCTCGGTGAGGTCAAGGATTTGATCGAAACCGGCGCGCATGATGTGTTGCGAGTGTCTGGCGAGCATAGTGTATTGATTCCATTTGTGATGGATGAGTTCATTATCAGTGTCGATACCGATAATAAAAAGATTGTTGTCGATTGGCAGTTGGATGAAGAGTCGTGA
- the rplS gene encoding 50S ribosomal protein L19, with protein sequence MSDIIKRIEAEQMTKEIPTFAPGDTVIVQVKVVEGKNERLQAYEGVVIAKKNRGINSNFIVRKISHGVGVERTFQTYSPLVDSITVKRRGDVRRAKLYYLRNLSGKAARIKEKV encoded by the coding sequence ATGAGCGATATCATTAAGCGTATTGAAGCTGAGCAGATGACTAAGGAAATCCCTACATTTGCTCCAGGTGACACTGTAATCGTACAGGTTAAGGTTGTTGAAGGTAAAAACGAACGTCTTCAGGCATATGAAGGTGTTGTAATTGCCAAGAAAAACCGTGGTATTAATTCTAACTTCATCGTGCGTAAGATCTCTCACGGCGTTGGTGTAGAGCGTACTTTCCAGACATACAGCCCACTAGTTGACAGCATTACTGTTAAGCGTCGTGGTGATGTGCGTCGAGCTAAGTTGTACTACCTACGTAACCTATCTGGTAAAGCAGCACGTATCAAAGAAAAGGTATAA
- a CDS encoding cytochrome C assembly family protein, translating to MVLTGTTAIAASIGYFFASALVWRKVQNPDSADIRPSVIRIIALTLILHAITLHSTLVVESNIFFHLGNGLSLVAFLASAILLMTHLNKPTETLGIFIYPISALTTLLPLSMQQPLQLPIELGSHVLISIAAYSIMGLATAQAILYGIQERNFKAKRLGKLMRALPPLQVMESTLLQLVKIGFVFLTFALISGVFFVENLFEQHLIHKTFFAILAWLIYGVFLFGQSKYGWRGQKAARFTIWAYFLLILSYLGTTLVLSFIL from the coding sequence ATGGTACTTACCGGCACAACAGCAATCGCTGCCAGCATCGGCTACTTTTTTGCCAGCGCTTTGGTCTGGCGCAAAGTGCAAAATCCTGATTCAGCGGACATCCGTCCAAGCGTTATTAGAATTATTGCCTTAACCCTGATTCTGCATGCCATTACCCTGCATTCAACCTTGGTTGTTGAATCCAATATCTTTTTTCATTTAGGTAACGGCTTATCGCTGGTCGCATTTCTCGCCAGCGCCATTTTATTGATGACCCACCTCAATAAGCCTACCGAGACCTTGGGAATTTTTATCTACCCTATCTCGGCTTTAACGACTCTATTGCCGTTATCAATGCAGCAGCCGCTGCAACTGCCGATTGAACTGGGCAGCCATGTACTGATTTCCATTGCCGCCTATAGCATTATGGGGCTGGCCACCGCACAAGCAATTCTTTACGGCATTCAAGAGCGCAACTTCAAGGCCAAACGTCTCGGAAAACTGATGCGAGCCCTGCCGCCTTTACAGGTAATGGAAAGCACGCTATTACAACTGGTTAAAATCGGTTTTGTATTCTTGACCTTCGCCTTGATCAGCGGCGTGTTTTTTGTTGAAAACCTATTTGAACAACACCTTATCCACAAAACCTTTTTCGCCATTCTTGCCTGGTTAATCTATGGCGTCTTCCTATTCGGCCAAAGTAAATACGGCTGGCGCGGGCAAAAAGCGGCACGCTTTACCATCTGGGCTTATTTCTTATTGATCTTGAGCTATCTCGGTACAACCTTGGTGCTATCCTTTATTCTCTAA
- a CDS encoding DsbC family protein yields the protein MSFASIGLLAAQNSWATQGGADSKAVPQEIEQRLQAMIGADARFAEVKPTAIAGLFQVQLGMTVVYLSADGKLLINGNMIDLDKNVNLTQEVVFQSRREVMEKMDESTMIVYPGAKTQSPKTITVFTDIDCPYCAKLHKEIPVLNAAGITVRFLAYPRSGPNTESYFKAQSVWCASNQTEVLNDAMMGVEPDKKQCADPVDEHMQFAAQLEVNGTPNILLENGDLLPGYVPARKLIGIVRQ from the coding sequence ATGAGCTTTGCATCCATTGGGCTGTTGGCAGCACAAAATTCATGGGCAACACAAGGCGGTGCTGATTCCAAAGCAGTACCGCAAGAGATTGAACAGCGTTTGCAGGCGATGATCGGTGCTGATGCGCGTTTTGCCGAGGTCAAGCCAACGGCGATCGCAGGTTTGTTTCAGGTTCAACTTGGGATGACGGTCGTTTACCTTTCCGCAGACGGTAAATTGTTAATCAATGGCAATATGATTGATCTGGATAAAAACGTCAATTTGACCCAAGAGGTGGTGTTTCAATCTCGCCGTGAGGTAATGGAGAAAATGGATGAGTCGACCATGATTGTCTATCCGGGCGCTAAAACGCAGTCTCCTAAGACAATAACGGTGTTCACGGATATAGATTGTCCTTATTGTGCCAAATTGCATAAGGAGATCCCTGTATTGAATGCTGCCGGGATCACGGTCAGATTCTTGGCGTATCCGCGTTCAGGGCCTAATACCGAATCTTATTTTAAAGCGCAATCGGTTTGGTGTGCCAGCAATCAAACGGAAGTCCTAAATGATGCCATGATGGGAGTGGAGCCGGATAAAAAACAGTGTGCCGACCCTGTAGATGAGCATATGCAATTTGCCGCACAGTTAGAGGTTAATGGAACCCCAAATATTTTGCTTGAGAACGGTGATTTATTACCAGGCTATGTGCCGGCAAGAAAGTTGATCGGTATTGTTAGACAATAA
- the ffh gene encoding signal recognition particle protein — protein sequence MFDNLSDRLNKTFKAIRGQGRLTESNIKDALRDVRRALLEADVALPVVKSFITKVQERAVGQEVSSSLNPGQAFIKIVREQLAEVMGAEAEPLNFNVEPPAVVMVAGLQGAGKTTSIGKLAKWLKEREKKKVMVVSADVYRPAAIKQLETLAEQVDVLFYPSTAEQDPVDIARNAHAEAKKQFVDVLLLDTAGRLHIDNEMMQEVQRLHSSINPCETLFVVDSMTGQDAANTAKAFNDALPLTGVILTKTDGDARGGAALSIREITGKPIKFIGAGEKTDALEPFHPDRMAGRILGMGDVLSLIEEAEAKIDQKKAQKFAQKVQKSGQFDLEDFLEQLQQINNMGGVGGLMGKLPGMDQLKGQVDGDKAEKEFKRLEAIIYSMTKQERRFPAVIKGSRKRRIAAGSGTSVPDVNRLLKQFTQMQKMMKKMKGGGMKNLMRGLAGKLPPGMGGMGGLPPGMR from the coding sequence ATGTTTGATAATTTATCGGATCGTTTAAATAAGACCTTTAAAGCGATACGAGGCCAAGGTCGATTAACGGAGTCCAATATTAAGGATGCATTGCGCGATGTGCGTCGTGCTCTGTTAGAGGCCGACGTGGCCTTGCCTGTGGTGAAGTCGTTTATTACCAAAGTGCAAGAGCGCGCCGTTGGTCAGGAAGTCTCCAGCAGCCTGAATCCTGGACAGGCCTTTATTAAGATTGTCCGCGAACAGTTGGCCGAGGTCATGGGGGCGGAAGCCGAACCGTTGAACTTCAATGTCGAGCCGCCGGCGGTGGTTATGGTTGCCGGTTTGCAGGGTGCAGGTAAGACCACCTCTATCGGTAAGCTGGCTAAATGGCTTAAGGAACGCGAAAAGAAAAAAGTCATGGTGGTTTCCGCCGATGTTTATCGTCCTGCGGCGATTAAGCAGTTGGAGACTTTGGCCGAACAGGTTGATGTGCTGTTCTATCCATCAACGGCCGAGCAAGACCCTGTAGATATCGCACGCAATGCACATGCCGAAGCGAAAAAACAATTTGTTGATGTATTGCTTTTGGATACCGCAGGGCGTTTGCATATCGATAATGAAATGATGCAGGAAGTACAACGCCTGCATAGTAGTATCAATCCTTGCGAAACGTTGTTTGTTGTGGATTCGATGACCGGTCAGGATGCGGCCAATACCGCTAAGGCATTTAATGATGCGTTGCCATTGACCGGTGTGATTCTTACCAAAACCGACGGTGATGCTCGCGGTGGTGCCGCTTTATCGATTCGTGAGATTACCGGTAAGCCGATCAAGTTTATCGGTGCGGGTGAAAAAACCGATGCCTTAGAACCGTTCCACCCGGATCGTATGGCCGGACGAATTCTGGGTATGGGCGATGTGTTGAGTTTGATCGAAGAGGCCGAAGCCAAAATCGATCAGAAAAAAGCGCAGAAATTTGCCCAGAAAGTGCAGAAGTCAGGACAGTTCGATTTGGAAGACTTTTTAGAGCAGCTCCAACAAATTAATAATATGGGCGGCGTTGGCGGCCTGATGGGCAAGTTGCCGGGGATGGACCAGTTAAAAGGTCAGGTCGACGGCGATAAGGCGGAAAAGGAATTTAAACGTCTGGAAGCGATTATCTATTCTATGACCAAGCAGGAGCGTCGCTTCCCTGCCGTCATCAAAGGTTCACGTAAACGTCGTATTGCCGCTGGTTCGGGAACTTCGGTGCCGGATGTGAATCGCTTATTGAAGCAGTTTACACAAATGCAGAAGATGATGAAAAAAATGAAAGGTGGCGGTATGAAAAACCTGATGCGCGGCTTGGCTGGTAAATTACCACCAGGTATGGGCGGCATGGGTGGATTACCGCCGGGTATGCGTTAA
- a CDS encoding valine--tRNA ligase — MEKHFDPNNIETKWYQTWENQGYFKPQNNDAEPYSIMIPPPNVTGSLHMGHAFQDTIMDTLIRYNRMQGKDTLWQPGTDHAGIATQMVVERQLAAKGLSRHDLGRDKFIDKIWEWKEESGGTITKQLRRMGASPDWSRERFTMDEGLSNAVKEVFVRLYEEDLIYRGKRLVNWDPVLHTAVSDLEVISEEEQGNLWHLRYPLTDGSGYLVVATTRPETMLGDQAVAVHPDDERYQHLVGQTITLPLVNREIPIIADDYVDKEFGTGCVKITPAHDFNDYEMGKRHNLELLNILTIDAAINENAPEKYQGLDRFEARKQIIADFEELGLLDSIKPHTLMVPRGDRSHSVIEPFLTDQWYVAVEELAKPAIDAVKNGDIQFVPKNWENTYFEWMNNIQDWCISRQIWWGHRIPAWYDDNGNVYVGRDENEVRQKHNIDASVSLRQDDDVLDTWFSSALWTFSTLGWPEQTPELAKFHPTSTLVTGFDIIFFWVARMIMMTLKFTGEVPFKTVYVHGLVRDGEGQKMSKSKGNVLDPIDLIDGIELEDLVSKRTYGMMQPEKAAKIEKATRKQFADGIPAYGTDAIRFTFASLASTGRDIRFDLNRAEGYRNFCNKLWNATRYVLMNTEGYDTGVDESLAIELSLADRWIISRLQEVETEVAKHFDSYRFDLAANTLYEFTWNEYCDWYLELAKPVLNSDNSSDAAKRGTRRTLVRVLEAMLRLLHPIVPFITEEAWQAVAPLAGKNADTIMLQAYPQADSRKIDTAAVAELEWVKQFIVGVRKIRSEMDIAPSKALPVLLAGLNEQDQTWLSNNQLYLQSLAKLESITVLENEADAPESAVALVGEMKVLIPMAGLIDKEAELARLNKEITKLQGEIKRLSGKLSNEGFVAKAPAQVVETERKKLSDYQTALTNLEAQYEKIQQL, encoded by the coding sequence ATGGAAAAGCATTTCGACCCTAATAATATTGAGACTAAATGGTACCAAACTTGGGAAAACCAAGGTTATTTCAAACCTCAAAACAACGATGCTGAACCTTACAGCATTATGATCCCGCCACCTAACGTCACCGGTAGTTTGCATATGGGTCATGCCTTCCAGGATACCATTATGGATACCTTGATTCGCTATAACCGAATGCAAGGCAAAGATACCCTGTGGCAACCGGGTACCGACCACGCAGGTATTGCCACACAAATGGTAGTAGAACGCCAATTGGCGGCGAAAGGTTTAAGTCGCCACGATCTAGGTCGAGACAAATTCATAGACAAGATCTGGGAATGGAAAGAAGAGTCCGGCGGCACTATCACCAAACAGTTACGCCGTATGGGCGCATCACCTGACTGGAGTCGTGAACGCTTCACGATGGATGAAGGCCTATCGAATGCCGTTAAAGAAGTTTTTGTTCGCCTTTATGAGGAGGACCTGATTTATCGTGGCAAACGCTTGGTGAACTGGGATCCTGTTCTGCACACAGCCGTCTCTGATCTGGAAGTTATTTCCGAGGAAGAGCAAGGCAACCTTTGGCATCTGCGTTACCCTCTCACTGACGGTTCAGGTTACCTCGTTGTCGCCACCACCCGCCCTGAAACCATGCTGGGTGATCAGGCGGTTGCGGTACACCCGGATGACGAACGCTATCAGCATTTGGTTGGCCAGACCATTACCCTACCTTTAGTTAATCGCGAAATCCCGATTATCGCCGATGACTATGTAGACAAAGAGTTTGGAACAGGCTGTGTAAAAATCACTCCTGCTCACGACTTCAACGATTACGAGATGGGTAAACGTCATAACCTCGAATTATTGAATATTTTGACCATCGATGCGGCAATCAATGAAAACGCACCGGAAAAATATCAAGGGCTAGACCGCTTTGAAGCACGCAAGCAGATTATTGCCGACTTTGAAGAGCTGGGCTTATTGGATTCAATCAAGCCTCATACTTTAATGGTGCCTCGTGGCGACCGTTCGCATTCTGTTATAGAACCATTTTTGACCGATCAATGGTATGTAGCCGTTGAAGAACTCGCAAAACCGGCGATTGATGCGGTAAAAAACGGCGATATCCAATTCGTTCCGAAAAACTGGGAAAACACTTATTTTGAATGGATGAACAATATCCAAGACTGGTGTATTTCACGTCAAATCTGGTGGGGTCACCGTATTCCAGCATGGTATGACGACAACGGCAATGTCTATGTAGGTCGCGATGAAAATGAAGTGCGCCAAAAACACAATATCGATGCATCGGTAAGCCTACGCCAGGATGACGATGTACTGGATACTTGGTTCAGCTCGGCTTTATGGACATTCTCGACATTGGGCTGGCCGGAACAGACTCCTGAACTGGCAAAATTCCACCCTACCTCGACACTGGTTACCGGTTTTGACATTATTTTCTTCTGGGTTGCCCGAATGATTATGATGACATTGAAGTTTACCGGCGAAGTACCATTTAAAACCGTTTATGTACACGGCTTGGTGCGCGATGGAGAAGGCCAGAAAATGTCCAAGTCAAAAGGTAATGTTCTGGACCCGATTGACCTGATTGACGGTATTGAGCTTGAAGACTTGGTATCTAAACGTACCTACGGCATGATGCAGCCGGAAAAAGCAGCCAAAATCGAGAAAGCCACTCGCAAACAGTTTGCCGACGGCATTCCGGCTTATGGTACCGATGCAATTCGCTTTACTTTTGCATCACTGGCCTCTACCGGACGAGACATCCGCTTTGACCTGAATCGAGCCGAAGGCTATCGTAACTTTTGTAACAAACTATGGAACGCGACACGCTATGTATTGATGAATACTGAAGGTTACGATACCGGTGTTGATGAATCTCTGGCGATTGAACTATCATTAGCGGATCGCTGGATAATCTCTCGCTTGCAAGAGGTCGAAACCGAAGTGGCAAAGCACTTTGATAGTTACCGCTTCGATTTGGCTGCCAATACACTTTATGAATTCACATGGAACGAATATTGTGACTGGTATCTGGAACTGGCCAAGCCGGTATTAAACAGTGATAACAGTTCGGATGCGGCAAAACGCGGCACTCGCCGCACACTGGTACGTGTGTTGGAAGCGATGTTGCGCCTACTGCATCCGATAGTACCATTTATCACTGAAGAAGCCTGGCAGGCCGTGGCACCTCTAGCCGGTAAAAATGCCGATACCATTATGCTACAGGCCTATCCTCAAGCTGATAGCCGCAAAATCGACACTGCTGCTGTTGCCGAACTGGAATGGGTTAAGCAGTTCATAGTCGGAGTGCGTAAAATTCGTTCGGAAATGGATATTGCGCCAAGCAAAGCACTACCTGTGTTACTTGCCGGTTTAAACGAACAAGATCAGACCTGGCTAAGCAATAACCAACTTTACTTGCAATCACTGGCAAAGTTAGAGAGCATTACAGTACTTGAAAACGAAGCTGACGCGCCTGAGTCTGCGGTTGCCCTTGTAGGAGAAATGAAAGTTTTAATCCCAATGGCCGGCCTGATCGACAAAGAAGCGGAATTGGCTCGTTTGAATAAGGAGATTACTAAGCTACAAGGCGAAATCAAACGTCTGAGCGGCAAGCTGAGCAACGAAGGTTTTGTTGCCAAGGCCCCGGCTCAAGTAGTGGAAACTGAACGTAAGAAACTTAGTGATTATCAAACTGCGCTAACTAACTTAGAGGCACAATATGAGAAGATCCAGCAGCTGTAA
- a CDS encoding HlyC/CorC family transporter — protein sequence MNSLDISILFGILILLIILSALFSSSETSMMALNRYRLKHQAKQGHKGAQLAQNLLQSPDRLLGVILLGNNFVNIFASSIATIIAMKLIGESGIALAAGLLTFVILVFAEVAPKTLAAIYPEKIAYPAAFILTPLLKLLSPLVWLVNFFANGFLRLFRVDIRNTDDSGLSHAELETLINEATSQLPDQYRSMLSSVLQLEKVTVEDVMIPKQDMYAVNIEQPIEDILRDIQRSPYTRVPLYRGSLDEDLIGIVNLRRALPVLMRDEVTLKDIVKLTRPAYFIPEMTALSVQLRKFNEQKRRMALIVDEYGDLQGMLTMEDLLEEIVGKLSTDAKAKPMEETVALNEDGSMTIDASEFIRDLNKEYDLSLPTDGPKTLNGLIQEELESLPSPGTCIKIEEYVLEVVQTSSSAIEEVKLSIYYNKRKKASND from the coding sequence TTGAATTCATTAGACATTTCGATATTATTCGGCATCTTAATCTTATTGATTATTCTTTCTGCGCTATTTTCCAGTTCAGAAACCAGCATGATGGCATTAAACCGCTACCGCCTAAAACATCAGGCTAAGCAAGGCCACAAAGGCGCTCAACTGGCGCAAAACCTTCTGCAATCTCCAGATCGACTATTAGGCGTCATTCTGCTCGGCAATAACTTCGTCAATATTTTTGCCTCCTCCATCGCCACCATTATCGCGATGAAGCTGATCGGTGAGAGTGGTATTGCCCTAGCCGCCGGTTTACTGACATTTGTTATTTTGGTCTTTGCCGAGGTTGCGCCAAAAACACTGGCGGCGATCTATCCTGAAAAAATCGCTTATCCGGCAGCCTTTATCTTGACACCACTGCTGAAACTGCTTTCACCTTTGGTCTGGCTGGTTAACTTCTTTGCCAACGGTTTCTTGCGCCTGTTCCGTGTCGACATCCGCAACACTGACGACAGCGGCCTGTCACATGCCGAACTGGAAACCCTGATCAACGAAGCGACCAGCCAACTACCTGACCAATATCGCTCCATGCTTAGCAGTGTCCTGCAACTGGAAAAGGTCACGGTAGAAGACGTTATGATCCCTAAACAGGACATGTATGCTGTCAATATCGAACAGCCGATTGAGGACATCCTTCGCGATATCCAACGCTCGCCTTATACACGTGTACCACTGTATCGCGGCTCCTTGGACGAGGACCTGATTGGCATTGTCAATTTACGTCGAGCCTTGCCGGTATTAATGCGTGACGAGGTCACCTTAAAAGACATCGTCAAACTGACACGCCCGGCCTATTTCATTCCCGAAATGACCGCGCTTAGTGTGCAGTTGCGAAAATTTAATGAGCAGAAACGTCGAATGGCTTTGATTGTAGATGAGTACGGAGACCTGCAAGGCATGCTGACGATGGAGGATTTACTCGAAGAGATCGTCGGTAAACTATCGACCGATGCCAAGGCCAAACCGATGGAAGAAACCGTGGCCTTAAATGAAGATGGCAGCATGACCATTGATGCTTCCGAGTTTATTCGTGATCTCAATAAAGAATACGATCTATCCCTGCCTACCGATGGCCCTAAGACCCTGAACGGTTTAATTCAGGAAGAGCTGGAATCGCTTCCGTCTCCAGGAACCTGTATCAAAATTGAAGAATATGTATTGGAAGTGGTACAAACCTCAAGCAGTGCGATTGAAGAAGTCAAACTTTCCATTTATTACAATAAACGCAAAAAGGCCTCTAATGACTGA
- the xerD gene encoding site-specific tyrosine recombinase XerD yields the protein MATQKTSTDKKNKAQLELHPSIKQFLSHLALAEGLSQNTLAAYKRDLSLFQSWLSQQNTPINSVTAETLEGFMLDLLQQGRKENSNARLLSALKRFYQWAVLMGVFELDPTLLLKAPKVAKSIPKVMSESQVEALLYSPDQHTPLGIRDRAILELMYASGLRVSEVVELPFEQLNLSAGLVQVTGKGNKERIVPIGEVAIEWLERYLQESRPSLVRNRWVPTLFVSRIGRSMTRQTLWHRVKNLAFDAGIQTQLSPHTLRHAFATHLLNHGADLRTVQLLLGHSDLSTTQIYTHVAKERLSQLHKQHHPRG from the coding sequence ATGGCTACTCAAAAAACATCAACTGACAAAAAAAACAAAGCACAGCTAGAGTTGCATCCGTCTATCAAACAGTTTTTAAGTCATTTGGCCTTGGCAGAAGGGTTGAGTCAAAATACTTTGGCGGCCTATAAAAGGGATTTGAGCCTGTTTCAGAGTTGGCTAAGTCAACAAAATACGCCGATTAATTCGGTAACCGCGGAAACCTTAGAAGGCTTTATGCTTGACCTGTTGCAACAGGGGCGCAAGGAAAACAGCAATGCGCGGCTGCTATCGGCATTGAAGCGTTTTTACCAGTGGGCGGTATTGATGGGTGTATTTGAGCTTGATCCGACACTGTTACTTAAAGCACCGAAAGTGGCGAAGAGTATCCCTAAGGTCATGAGTGAATCACAGGTGGAGGCATTGTTATATTCGCCCGATCAGCATACGCCCTTAGGCATAAGAGATCGTGCTATTTTGGAATTGATGTATGCCAGTGGTCTACGTGTTTCCGAAGTGGTGGAGCTGCCCTTTGAACAGCTGAACCTTTCTGCCGGGTTGGTGCAGGTGACAGGAAAAGGTAATAAAGAACGGATTGTTCCGATTGGTGAGGTCGCCATTGAGTGGTTGGAGCGCTATTTGCAGGAATCACGCCCTTCATTGGTACGTAATCGTTGGGTACCAACTCTCTTTGTTTCGCGGATAGGTCGCTCTATGACGCGTCAGACTCTATGGCATAGGGTGAAGAATTTGGCTTTTGATGCCGGTATTCAAACCCAGTTGTCACCGCACACTTTACGCCATGCCTTTGCCACCCACCTGTTAAATCACGGTGCCGATTTGAGGACCGTGCAGTTACTGCTCGGGCACAGTGACCTATCGACAACACAGATTTATACCCATGTCGCTAAAGAGCGTTTGAGTCAGTTGCATAAACAACACCATCCACGGGGTTAA
- the rpsP gene encoding 30S ribosomal protein S16, giving the protein MVVIRLARGGSKKRPFYKMVVADQRFKATGRFIEQVGFYNPIARGQEEKLRVDQARVDHWVAQGAQMSDRVKSVLKNA; this is encoded by the coding sequence ATGGTTGTTATCCGTCTAGCCCGTGGTGGTTCTAAAAAGCGTCCTTTCTACAAAATGGTTGTTGCAGACCAGCGTTTTAAGGCAACTGGTCGTTTCATTGAGCAGGTAGGTTTCTATAACCCAATTGCTCGTGGTCAAGAAGAGAAGCTTCGTGTTGATCAGGCGAGAGTAGATCACTGGGTTGCTCAAGGCGCTCAGATGAGTGACCGCGTAAAAAGCGTTCTAAAAAACGCTTAA
- the trmD gene encoding tRNA (guanosine(37)-N1)-methyltransferase TrmD has translation MRFDVITLFPDMFSALTESGVSRRALQSGLYQIKTWNPRTFTTDRHKTVDDRPYGGGPGMVMMYQPLKDTLDAIAADGGVKPHVVYLSPQGQPLTQAKVEQLMGHERVTLLCGRYEGVDERLIESSVDEEISIGDFVVSGGELPAMMLMDAMVRLIPGALGHNQSAEQDSFSDGLLDCPHYTRPEEVDGMKVPAVLLEGNHAKIDAWRQAQKQARTEQRRPDILSGKTE, from the coding sequence GTGAGATTTGATGTCATAACCCTGTTTCCGGACATGTTTTCAGCACTGACGGAATCAGGTGTTAGCCGTCGGGCTTTGCAGTCTGGACTGTATCAAATCAAAACTTGGAATCCTCGCACATTTACAACAGACAGGCATAAAACCGTGGATGACCGTCCTTATGGTGGTGGTCCGGGAATGGTGATGATGTATCAGCCTTTAAAGGATACATTGGATGCCATTGCAGCCGATGGTGGAGTCAAACCTCATGTGGTTTATCTTTCGCCGCAAGGTCAGCCTCTTACTCAAGCTAAGGTTGAGCAGTTAATGGGGCATGAACGGGTCACACTTTTGTGTGGACGTTACGAAGGAGTTGATGAGCGCCTGATTGAATCATCGGTGGATGAAGAGATCAGTATCGGAGATTTTGTTGTCAGTGGCGGCGAGCTACCGGCAATGATGTTGATGGATGCCATGGTGCGTTTGATTCCGGGGGCTTTGGGACATAACCAGTCGGCAGAGCAAGATTCCTTTTCAGACGGTCTGCTCGACTGTCCTCATTACACCCGACCTGAAGAGGTTGACGGTATGAAAGTACCGGCGGTGTTATTGGAAGGAAATCACGCCAAAATCGATGCTTGGCGACAAGCACAGAAGCAGGCGCGAACCGAGCAGCGTCGACCAGATATACTCTCTGGTAAAACAGAGTAA
- a CDS encoding TIGR04211 family SH3 domain-containing protein, translating to MRRSSSCKLNSNKLAILGFTCFLGFTSLASVNLAHAAEKGYTNYITDSLEVPLRRGAGYKFKITRMLQAGEAVKILEVNKEGWANVQYKSGGSTYNGWLPSIVLQNQPIAKTRLAEQIRKTTDLEEKYTSLRQELKTLKERFEKTDSELSTTKQDKFELSKQLERLTSISSNAVEIDQQNQQMKVRLSQLETDNAIMKEQIDQSDDALKRQWFLTGGGVLLLGLLLGRFFRAPGKRKKWGEL from the coding sequence ATGAGAAGATCCAGCAGCTGTAAGCTTAATTCAAACAAACTGGCAATTTTAGGTTTTACCTGTTTTCTAGGTTTCACCTCTCTGGCTTCAGTCAATCTAGCTCACGCTGCTGAAAAAGGCTATACCAACTATATCACCGACTCGCTTGAAGTGCCTTTGCGCCGAGGGGCCGGTTATAAGTTTAAAATCACCCGTATGCTTCAAGCGGGTGAAGCCGTTAAAATTCTCGAAGTGAATAAGGAAGGCTGGGCTAACGTACAATACAAAAGTGGTGGTTCAACCTACAACGGCTGGCTACCTTCAATTGTTTTACAAAACCAGCCGATTGCCAAAACTCGCTTAGCAGAACAAATCAGGAAAACCACTGATCTGGAAGAGAAATACACCTCTCTTCGACAGGAACTCAAAACGCTTAAAGAGCGTTTTGAGAAAACCGATTCTGAATTGTCGACCACTAAACAGGACAAATTTGAGCTAAGCAAACAACTAGAACGCCTGACCAGCATCTCCAGTAATGCCGTTGAGATCGATCAGCAAAACCAGCAAATGAAAGTTCGTCTGAGTCAGCTGGAAACCGACAACGCCATTATGAAAGAGCAAATCGACCAATCGGACGATGCACTGAAACGCCAATGGTTCTTGACCGGTGGAGGGGTTCTATTGCTCGGCCTATTGCTCGGGCGCTTTTTCAGAGCCCCTGGAAAACGCAAAAAATGGGGCGAACTCTAA